The Ruania halotolerans genome contains the following window.
GCCGAGCGAGCAGCAGCAGATTGGCATCCTCATGGGCGCCCAGGTCGTCACCGGCCTCGCTCCCCGCCTGGTCACCGTCTGCCCAGCCGGCGAAGGTCTGCTCGGCGCCGGCCAGCTCGTCCCCGTCCCGGCCCAGCCCGACGGCGTCCCACATGAGGTTCTGCATGCTCGCCCGGGTGCACCTCGGCCGGGCACCGGCCGGGGAGGAGGCGGTGATCGCCGGGTCGTTCTGATCCGCAGCCAGGTCGAGCTCGGGCGCCCATGCCCCGGAGTCGCTACTGGTCGCCAGCGCCGCCCGGTGCCCGAATACCGCCCCTTCGAGCAGGGAGTTGGAGGCCAGCCGGTTTGCCCCGTGCACACCGGTGCGGGCCACCTCCCCGACGGCGTAGAGCCCCGGGATGCTGGTGCGCCCCGCCAGGTCCGTGCTCACCCCGCCCATCCAATAGTGCGCGGCCGGGGTGATCGGCACCGGTTCACTCGCCCAGTCCAGACCAGCCGCCCGCACGGCGGCATCGATGCTGGGGAACCGTTCGGCGAGCCGGGCCGCCCCGAGTGCGATGGCGTCCAGGCGCACCGGAGCCCCCGTGCTGCGCATCCGGTCCGCGACGGCGCGTGCCACCACATCCCGAGGGGCGAGTTCGGCATCGGGGTGCACGCCCATCATGAAGCGCACCCCGTGGGCGTCACGCAGCACGGCGCCCTCTCCGCGCACCGCCTCGGAGACGAGGAAGTTGCCTGGGAGCGCGAGCGTGGTGGGGTGGAACTGGTAGAACTCCAGATCGGCCAATGCGGCCCCGGCCCGCGCTGCCAGAGCCACACCGTCACCGGTGGCCACGTCCGGATTGGAGGTGAACGGGTACAGCTGCCCTGCCCCGCCGGTGGCCAGCACCACAGCGTCGGCTTCGATCTCTACCTGCCCGCCGCCGGAGGTGAGGGCGCGTACGCCACGCACGCGAGCGCCGTCGGCGATCAACTCGGTGACCAGGGTGTGCCCCCGCACCTCGATGCCTGCCCGTGCCGCGGTGGCCAGGAGAGCATCGGCGATCCCGGCCCCGGTGGCGTCCCCGCCGGCGTGCAGGATCCGCGCCACCGAGTGCGCGGCCTCCAGCCCCCGGGAGAGGCCGCCACCGGCGGTGCGGTCGAATGGCACCCCGGCGGCGATCAGGTCAGCGATCCGGTCCGCACCGTCCGCGCACAGTGCCTGCACGGCCCGGGGATCGCAGTGCCCGGCCCCGGCCGTGAGCGTGTCCGAGACGTGCGCGGCCACGCTGTCTCCGGGAGCGGGTGGCTCGGTGACCGCAGCGATCCCGCCTTGGGCGGCGTAGGTGTTGCTGGCCGCGGGCTCGGCCTTGGTGAGCACCATCACCTGCTCGGGGCGGGGGTGGGCCAGGGCGGTGATCAATCCTGCGATACCGGTGCCTACAACGAGGGTCCGGGTCATTGCTGTGCCTTCGACGGCGTCACCGGGGGCTTGGCGGCGAGCATCCGTTCCAGGGCCAGGCGGGCCGGCTCCGCCACGTCGTCGGGAACCTGGATCTGGTTCACTACCGTGCCCTCAACGAGGGACTCCAGCGCCCAGGCCAGGTAGCCCGGGTGGATCCGGTACATCGTGGAGCACGGGCACACCACCGGGTCGAGGCAGAAGATGGTGTGCTGCGGGTACTCGGCGGCCAGCCGCTGCACGAGGTTGATCTCGGTGCCGATCGCGAACGTGGTGGGCTCGGTGGCCGCGGCGATGGCCTTGGTGATGTAGTCGGTGGAGCCCGACTCATCGGCAGCATCCACCACGGGCATCGGGCACTCCGGGTGCACGATCACCCGGACGCCGGGGTGCTCGGCGCGGGCGGCCTCGATCTGGGGAACGGTGAACCGGCGGTGCACGGAGCAGAACCCGTGCCAGAGGATCACCTGGGCATCGGTGAGGGACTGCTCATCGTTCCCGCCAAGCGGCTTGTTCGGGTTCCACATCGGCATCCGGTCCAGGGAGATGCCCATCGCCTTGGCGGTGTTGCGGCCCAAGTGCTGATCCGGGAAGAACAGCACCCGCTGGCCGCGCTCGAACGCCCACTCCAGAACGGTGGCGGCGTTCGAGGAGGTGCACACGATGCCGCCATTGCGGCCGCAGAACCCCTTGAGGGCGGCGGAGGAGTTCATGTAGGTGACGGGGATGACGGGCTGGAGAGTATCGGGGGTGGTGTCAGTGTTGTCCCGATACACCTCCATGAGCTGCTCCCAGCACTCCTCCACCTGGTCGATATCAGCCATATCGGCCATTGAGCAGCCGGCGGCGAGGTTCGGCAGGATCACGGCCTGCTCGGGTTCGGAGAGCAGATCGGCGGTCTCGGCCATGAAGTGCACACCGCAGAACACGATCGCCTCGGCGTTCGGGCGGGTGAGGGAGGCGTTCGCGAGCTGGAAGGAGTCGCCCACGAAGTCGGCGTGCGCGAGGATCTCATCCCGCTGGTAGAAGTGGCCGAGGATGACCACTCGATCACCGAGCGTGTCCTTCGCGGCGCGGATGCGCGCGTGCAGCTCCTCGTTGGAGGCGCTCTTGTAGGACTCCGGCAACTCACCCTGGCGCGGTGCGGTGGTAGGGATCTCATCGGCCATCGAGGCACCGGGCCCGTACCCGGGCTGCGGATCGAACGCCCACGGGCCCTGCGCCAGATCGGGACTGCAGGTGCTTCCCGGTGCCTGCTGGGTGGTGATCAGCTGGATGCGGGTGTCGACGGAGGCGGTCTGGCTCATCAGGAGCTCCTCGTGGCCGGGGGAGTGGTGCTTGGGTCAGGGGTCGGTGAGTCGGTGCGGGTGGTGGTGCGCGCCAGCGGTCCGAGGTCCACTGGGGCGATCGCGGTGTTGTAGCGGTAGAGCCTGGCTGGGCGATGTCGCCCGCCGGTGCGGAAGAACTCCGTGGGTACGACGGCGTCGCTCGCCTCCACCTGCCGGCGGAAGTTGGCGGGGTCGAGGGTGCGCTGCAGGACGAGTTCATGCACCTCTCGCAGCTCGCGGAGGGTGAAGACGTCACCGAGGAAGGCATGTGCGATCCGGGAGTACTCCACTTTGGTGCGCAGCCGCCACAGGGCGTAGTCCACGATCAGGTTGTGGTCGAAAGCGAGATCGGGGAGCTGGTCGGCGGCGAGCCACCGCACGTTCTGCCCCACACGGGCGCGAGCTGCCTCACCCTGGCTCACCAGCGCCCAGTAGACGATCGAGACAACCCGTTCGCACGGAGTTGTGCCCTGCGTGCCGCCGGAGCGGTCCGGTTCCCCGAACGCATAGAGCTGTTCCAGGTAGGTCGGTCGCAGCCCGGTGGTCTCTTCCAGGGTGCGCGCGGCGGCGTCGGTGAGCCCCTCATCGCCGTGGAGCGGCCCGCCGGGGAGGGCCCAGTAGCCGTCATAGGGCTCACGGACCCGGCAGACCAGCGGGAGGGAGAGCACCGGGCGAGCGGCGTCCGCGCCGGTGCGCGCGGAGCGGCGATCCGGCTCGCGCAGGGCGAAGATCACGGTGGAGACGGCGAGCTGCACGGGATCCTCCCACCCGGTCGGGGGCCTTGTAGGAGTTAAGAGTACACCTGACCTGTACTCGCCACCGCACTTAGGGTCGCTGAGTCTGTAACTCGGCGCGAGTCATGGAGCGAGCCCTCTGCTTCCTCGGTTTTCCCGGCGTGATTGCGCCAGCGGTCCTCGTCAGCGGGGGCACGCGTGGTTTCCCGGAGAGGGCTGGGCAGGAGCAGCCCGCTCGGCCAGAACGACGCAGATCAGGTCGTGTGCTCGAGGAAGCGGAGCGCGAGTTGCACGCGGTTCGTCACCTGCAGCTTCTCGAACAGGTGAGCCAGGTGGGTCTTGACTGTGGTGGTGCTGACGTACATCGCCTCGGCGATCTCTGAGTTCGTCAGCCCCTGTGCCACGAACGTGCCTACCTCCCACTCCCGTGGAGTGATCGCCCCCATGGGTGCGGCGTCCGGGCCGTGTGTGGGAGCAGCCTCTGACGGTCGACTGGTCTCTGCAGCCAGTGCCACCAAGCGAGTGAGCACAGCAGGGGAGAACTGCGGCTGACCGCTCGCGGCGTCGTGGATCGCTGCGACCACCGTCTCCGGGTGGGAATCCTTGAGCAGGAATGACACCGCTCCCGCCCGCAGCGCCTCGAGGAGATAGTCCTCGGTGTCGAACGCGGTCAACATGATCACTTGTGCGCGAATGCCTGCATCCCGGAACTGCCGGGTGGCCTCCAGCCCGCTGCACCCGGGCATGCGGATGTCCATGAGGACCACGTCGGGATCGAATGCCCGCGCCTGAGCGAGCGCCGTCGAGCCATCGGCGGCTTCGCCGACCACGGTGATGCCGTCGACCCCGTCGATCATCAGCCGTAGACCTGCGCGCATCAGGGATTCGTCGTCGGCGATGAGTACGCGCACCGGCGGCGCGGCCGCAGCGTCCAGTGCGTCCTTCCTCATCCGGTCCACGGGATGCGTACCTCCACCTCGAACAGTCCCTGCGCCGTACGGCCCGAATAGGCCGTTCCGCCCAGTATGCGGGCGCGTTCTGCCACACCGACCAGCCCCAGGCCGGTGCCGAGCCGGGCCGGATCGGGCTGAGTCACCGGATTGGTTACCTGCAGGGCCAGGTCCGCACCGGTGTGCTCCACCATGATCTCCACCGGCGCACCGGGGGCGTGCTTGCGCGCGTTCATCAGCAACTCTGAGCAAATACGGGCCACGGATACCGAGGTTGCTGGTGAACGGTGCTGCACCTCCTCGGCCGTGACTGCGCGCCATGTCACGCTCACCTGCTGACCATCGGCCCTCGCCTCATCGGCGAGCGCATCGATCGAGGACGCAGTCGGCAGCGGAGAATCGTGCGGTGCGTGCACCTCTGGTGTGTCGCTCTCGCGCAGCGCAGCGAGCACCTCGCGCAGCACCGCGTTCGCCTCCCCCGCGCACTCGTGGACGGTGCGCGCCGCAGCCCGCACCTGCTCGGGTGAGAGATCGTCGCGGTAGGACAACGCCGCGGCGTGCATTGCAATGAGGGAGAGCTGGTGCGAGAGGGAGTCGTGCATGTCCCGGGCGATCGCCCGGCGCTCATCGGCACGCGCCTGGGCCACCGACGCATCCCGGCTCTGGGCGGTGGCCTGCCGTTCGCGCTCGGCCGCAGCGGCCTGTTCACGCAATGAGGTCATCAGCGCCGCCCGCGTGCCGCGGGCGCGGCCCCACATCAGGGCTGCGACCGCCACTGCGCCGGCCATCACCAGCGCGGCGATCGTCAGGCCCACCTCCATGGGCTGCCCGGTCGTACCCGCGTGGGCCCACGTCATCCCCAGCGAACCCGTCGCCATGATCGCCAGGGCGGCACCGTCCCAGGCGTAGGAACGGCGGGTGCCGATCCGCACCAAGGCAACCAACCCCGCTGGGACTGCCCAGGCGCTCAGGCTTGCCGCGATCACGAGCAGGAGATTGCCGGTACGAGAGTGGCGCAGCGGGCCCACAGCGATCCCGGCGGCGAGACCGGTGACGACGTCCAGGGCGATGAGCCCGGAAAGCGCACCGGGCAGGACGCCCTCGTTCTCCTCGAGGGTCATGCCGAATGTCACGAGGAACACCAGCGCTCCGAGCACGCTGCAGGAGGCGGAGAGCACGAAGGCGCGCAAGCCCGTGCGTACACGCGGCGCCTCCGGCGGACGCGAGACCGGAACCGGTGGCGCTACGGGCATGGTCATCGCTCCATCGTAGGAACGCCCCGGGGCGAGCAGATCCGCCAAATGGAGGAGACCACCGTGTGCGGATTCGGACCGATCGAAGGATCCGTGTGCGCCACCCGAGAAGTCAGCCTGGACTCATGACCGCTCCTTCGCCTGCTGGGACACCGCCACAGATCACGCCCGTTCCCTATCACCGGCTGCCGCGGCTCGACGCCCGGACGGCACGGTGGTGGCGTCCGGTGACGATGCTTCTGCTCTCGGCTGCGCTCTACGCCGGGTTCGTGATTGCCGGTGGGCTCGCTCTTGTGGTTCTCGATCTGATCGTCCCGGGGCTTCCACACCCGAGTGACGCACTCGACGACCCACGTAACCCGGCGGACATGGTGCTCGGGCTCGGTATGATCGCGGCCCTCGTGCCCGCCGTCGTGCTGGGCAGCCGGTGGGGTGGCGGCCGCCGCGGCCTCATCCACTCGGTGGTGGGGCGCATGCGATGGTCCCTCATGCTGCGCGCAGGCGCGGTGGTCGTGCCGGTGTACGTCGCCGTCAACGGAATGTCGTTCCTGCTCGCCCCACCCGCCGATGCGTCAATGCCACCCCTGGGGCTCTCGCTCGCGGCCGTGATGCTGACAACCCTGGTGCTGACGCCGCTGCAATGCGCTGGGGAGGAGTATGCCTTCCGTGGTCTTCCCCAGCTCGCACTGGGTACGTGGCTGCGTTCACCCCTCTGGGGCATTGTTGTTCCGGTCCCCCTCTTTGTGCTGGGCCACGGGTACCACGCGGCGGGTCAGGTACTGATCGCTGTGTTCGCGCTGTGTACCGGCTTCCTCGTGTGGAAGAGCGGCGGTCTGGAGCTTGCGATCGTGCTGCACACCGCCAACAACCTCCCACTCGCGCTGATGGCGCCGCTGAGCCCCTCGTCCCTGCAGCAAGGGGCGGTGGATCCCGGCTCGTTCGCGATCTCCCTCGCTTTGACGCTGGGCACGACGACGGGTCTGACCTGGTGGGTCTCGCGCATCCATGGCGTGCGTTTCGTCGAACCGGTCCGCGGCGTGGGGCACGAGAGCGCGCTTGCCCGCGACGTACCTTCGGCGGATTCTGCGGCGACGGATCACACACCAGGGGGATCCGGGCTCTACGATGGTGCCGGCACCGAATCGATCCGCTGAAAGGTCTCCCGTGGCAATGACGTCCCGCACTCGCCGCATCCTCGCGCCTGCCACTGCGGTGCTCTCCGCAGCCCTGCTTGCTGCGGGGTGTGCTGGCCAGCCGGGAGCGGCCGCCGTGGTCGATGGCGAGGCGATCACCGAGGGTGAGCTCTCCGAGACCACGGCAGCGCTCGCTCCCTTCCTCAACGCTGATGTGGGCCCGAACGTGATGCTCGCCACGATGATCCAGGCTCCGGTGTTCCTCGGCGTCGCCGCCGAGCATGGTGTGGCGGCGTCGGAGGATGAGACCGAGGCCTACCTCGACGAACTCTCTGCCCAGGCCCAGGTTGAGGTGCCGCAGGACTATCCGGCCGGTGCGATCGAGGTGGCGCGGTTCCTGATCGTCAGTGGCGAGCTCTCCCAGAGCCCGGACGCACAAGCGATCGGCGAGGCCGTGAACGAGGAAATGGCCGAACTCGAGGTAGAGGTCAGTCCGCGGTACGGCACCTGGGACCCGACGCTCGCCCAAGGAAGCGCTGTCGCCCCCGCGCAGCCGGAGTGGCTCCTGGCGCCCCCCGCACCCGCGCAGGGATGACCGGACCGGCCATCGACCCCGACTCGATCCCCGCTGGTGGTGGAGACGTGAAGGATCCGCTGCGCGAGGTGGTCGCCGTGATGGACCGGCTTCGCTCTCCGGGAGGTTGCCCGTGGGATGCGGAACAGACACACACTTCCCTCGCCCCGTACGCGATCGAGGAGGCCCACGAGATGGCCGAGGCCGCCGAGAACGGCGACCGCGACCACCTGCTGGAAGAGCTCGGCGACGTACTGTTGCAGGTGCTCTTCCATGCTCGCGTCGCCTCCGAAGGGAGCCTCGGCGAGCCGTTCGATATCGACGACGTCGCCCGCGCCCTGATCGGCAAGCTCACCTCGCGGCACCCCCACGTGTTCGCCGCGGAGCGTACGGAGGCACCTGAGGGCACCGAGCAGGCACACGAGACGGCTGTGACCGCCTCGGATGTGAATGAACGATGGGAACAGCTCAAGGCCGCCGAGAAGCAACGGGAGTCCGTCCTCGACGGAATCCCTGCCTCCATCCCCGCCTTGGCACGCACGCAGAAAGTGATCCGCCGCGCCCAGCGATCCCAGCTCCCGCTCCCCGAACCGGCAGACGACATCGGCGGCCGGCTCTACGCCGTCGTCCGGGATGCGGAGGCGGTCGGCCTGGACGCCGAGGCCGCCCTCCGCAGCCAGGTGCGCGCGGTTGAGGAAGCGATCCGGAGTGCTGAGACGCCCGCGCACTAGCCATCACGGCCCTATTACAGTGGACCGTGGAAAGCCGCCGGCCGCCGCTCACGGGGGTCGGCCCCAGAATCCATCAGAAGGAGTCAATGTGGCCAGTATTGAGGCCGTCGGAGCACGCGAGATTCTCGATTCTCGTGGCAACCCGACCGTTGAGGTGGAAATCGCCCTGGAGGACGGCTCGTTCGCGCGCGCCGCGGTTCCCTCTGGCGCATCCACCGGTGCATTCGAAGCCGTGGAGCGCCGCGACGGCGACAAGGGCCGTTACCTGGGCAAGGGCGTGGAGAACGCCGTGGCCGCCATCACCGAGACCATTGCACCGGAGATCCTCGGCCTCGATGCCGCGGACCAGCGCCATCTCGACCAGACCCTGATCGACCTCGACGGCAGCCCGAATAAGGGCAAGCTCGGCGCGAACGCCATTCTCGGCGTCTCCCTCGCCGCCGCACGCGCCGCCGCCGAGAGCGCCGACCTCTCCCTGTTCCGCTACATCGGCGGGCCCAACGCGCACGTGCTGCCGGTGCCGATGATGAACATTCTCAACGGTGGGTCGCACGCCGATTCCAACGTGGACATCCAGGAGTTCATGATCGCCCCGGTCGGCGCCAGCTCCTTCAAGGAGGCGCTCCGCTGGGGCACGGAGGTGTACCACGCGCTCAAGGGTGTGCTCAAGGAACGCGGCCTGGCCACTGGTCTGGGCGACGAGGGCGGCTTCGCGCCCAACTTGGACAGCAACCACGCCGCGCTGGACCTCATCATCGAGTCCATCGAACGGGCCGGCTACACACCCGGCGAGCAGATCAGTCTCGCCCTGGACGTGGCCTCCACCGAGTTCTTCTCCGATGGCGGCTACCAGTTCGAGGGCAAGACGATCACCCCGGCCGAGCTGATCAGCTACTACGAGGACCTCGTGGCCAAGTACCCGCTCGTCTCCATCGAGGACCCGCTGAGCGAGGACGAGTGGGACTCCTGGTCCGAGCTCGTGAGCAAGATCGGCGACAAGGTGCAGATCGTCGGCGACGACCTCTTCGTCACCAACCCGGAGCGTCTCGCCAAGGGCATCGAGACCAAGGCCGCGAACTCGCTGCTGGTGAAGCTGAACCAGATCGGCTCCCTCACCGAGACCCTGGATGCCGTGGAGCTCGCGCAGCGCAACGGCTTCACCGCGATGGTCTCGCACCGCTCCGGGGAGACCGAGGACACCACCATCGCCGACCTCTCAGTGGCGGTGAACGCGGGTCAGATCAAGACCGGTGCGCCCGCTCGTGGTGAGCGGATCAACAAGTACAACCAGCTGCTGCGTATCGAGGACGAACTGGATGCCGCTGCACGGTACGCCGGAGCGGCCGCCTTCCCGCGGTGGAAGGTCACCGGCGCCTGAACAAGCACTGAAGTCAACCAGCGCTGAGGTTGCGCAGCACCTGCGCTGATCGACGCCGACGGCGGGTACCCACCACGGGTGCCCGCCGTCGGCGTGTCGGGGGCGCCATGCGGTGCAGTCGGTGCCTCTGCTCCAGACGTCTTAGCCAGCCTGACTCCATCAGGCGGCAGCCCTAGTCGAGCAGCGGCAGCTGCTCGGGTGGCGGGTGCCAATCGGGGTGTTCGCAGGGTGGGGGGTGGCGGTGGTTGACGGGGTGGCCGCCGGGTCGGGTGAAGTGCCAGTGATCGTGGTGTCGGCTGATGGTGATGTCGTGTTGGTGGATCCAGGTGTGGTGGTGCCAGCAGAGCAGGATGCCCGCGCGCGTGGTGGTGTGGCCGCCCCTGGACCACCAGAGGGTGTGGTGGATTTCTCCCCAGCCGGGTGGTGCGGTGCAACCGGGATACTGGCAGTGCTTGTCGCGGGCGATGATGGCGGTGGCTTGTGCCCGGGTGTGCAGGCGTGCGGCGCGTCCGACGTCGAGGGGTTGGCTGTCGGCGTCGAAGATGACGCGGGTGAACTCGGAGCCACAGGTGAGGCGGGCAAGGAGGCCGGGACTGATCGGGGTGCCGTTCTCCAGAGTGGCGGGCTCGGTACCGGTGAGGGCTGAGTAGTCGATCCGGGTGACCATGGTGGTCCCATCGGGAACGCAGGAGCCACTGGTACTGGTGCTTCCGGAATCGCTGACGACTGGGCCCAGTGCTGCAGGCTCACCAGCAGCGCAGGGGCCGTTGCCCTTGATCTCCTTGGCGTCGTTCGCATCGTTGGCATCGGCAGTTTCGCGACCGGCGCGACCGGCGCGACTGGCGCGACCGGCGCGACTGGTGGCGGGATGCTCTGGTGTGGCTGCTTCGCCTGTGCTGGCTGGTCGTGTGGTGAGACGGAGGAGGGTGTCGGCGGTGACGGTCACGGTGGTGTGGGGGCGGATGCGGGCGCTGGGTTGGAGCGTTCCGGCGTCGAGCGTGAGGTGGGTCAGGGTGATGAGGGCGTCGGCCAGTCGTTGTGAGGGGGTGCGGTCGTCATCGATTGCGGGGACTCCGACGATGGCTTCTAGTGCGGTTTTGAGGGCGTGTCCGTTTTCGGGGGTGAGCCATCCGTTGAGGGCGTACCCGTCGAGGGTTTCGGAGACGAACACGTGCTGCTTGGTGGTGTCGTTGATCCAGTTCCGGTCGGCGGCCTCGGGGTCGGCGCGGATGGCCCAGGCTTGCAGGGCGCGGCGGAACTGGTCGGCGTTCAGGAGGGTGGCCTGAGCGATCAGGAATCGCTCGCCGACGCTCGGGTCGGTGAGCTTCTCGATCAGGGTGGGGGTTCTGGTGGTGTGGGTGGCCATCAACGCGGCGTGATCGGCGCTGATCTTCCCGGCGGCGAGTGCGGCCGTGGTCAGGGGCAGGTGATCGCGTAGCTCTCTGGCGGTGTGGATGCGTGCGCGGGTGGGCCCGAGTCTGCGGCCGGTGATTCCTGCCCACCAGGTGGGTAGGGTGCGGTACCCGCTCAGGGCCCAGGTGCCGTCGGCCTCGACGGCGGTGCTGAGGTGGTCGCGGAAGGCGCACAATCGTCTGTCCACGTCCTCGACCTTCTCGACGAGGCCAGTCAACCGCGACGAGGCGAAGTCGTGCAGGTCCATGCCCAGGAGCGCGTCCAGTTCGGCGCTGACGTGGTCCAGTCCTGCCTCGACCTGGCTGGCGCCCGCTCCCGAGCCCGTGCCCATGGTGAGGCCGGTGCCTGGGCCAGGACCGGCCTCGGCACTCCCGCCGGTGCCTGAGGCGGCACCCGCGCCGGTGCTCGTACTGGGGCCTCGGGTGGTTCCCGTGGGAGTACGTGTGCTGATCCAGGTGGCGGTGCCGCCGTGGGTGTCGGTGGTGGTCACGGCGCACCTCCTCGGGTGGGTGATCGCTGGCTTGCTGGCGCGTTTCAAGCCTAGGACGCGCGTTCGATCGAGGCAACTGTTTTCGTTGATATTTAGCCGGAAAGTCGGAGTTGGGGTTGTGTATAAGGGTGCATCGGGCGTGCCGTTGTGGACAACGAAGAATGGACGCCGCATCACCTTGCGTTCGAACCCAGTTGTCCACAGATTCTGCTGCGATCAGCACTGTCTGCACCGCCTCGCCGGGTCAGCGATGCTCGCCTGTTGAGACGAGGCGTGTCCACCGGGTGGTCGAAGGGTCTCGGCCGGGCATCAGGGAAGTCGTTCTCGATGCGAACGTGACGATCGAATCGGGAACCGACGATCGCATCGGAACCGACAACCGCATCGGACAGCGGACGGCTCTGCCCCGCCATGTGGGGAGTGCTACCCAGCGACTCGCGCCGGGCGTTCCGGCCGAATCCGGCTGACGTGGGCGACTATGGGGTCGTGACTGCTCGCCGACCGCCCACTCCGCGCGCACCGGCGCGTACGTCGGCGAGTGCGAGCAAAGCTGGCGCAGCCGCGAAGACAACCGAGTCGGCCCGGACGATCACATCGGCTACGACGGCGAAGCCGACCAGGTCGGCCACGTCGACCAGGTCGGCCACCTCAGCCGCCACGCCCCGCACAGGCACACGTTCGCGCACATCGGCACCCCGTGCCGCCTCCTCCCGGCCGACCCCGAAATCCGTCCGGCCACAGAGCAAACCTCAGCCCAAGCCGTCCGCTGCCCGGCGCAGCGCGACTGCACGTCGCAACCCGGCGAGCCGGGAGAAGGTCGACGAGCCGCGTCAGATCACGGTGCGCGGCCTGGTGCTCTTCGTGGTGGTGCTGATGGCCTTCATCGTGTTGGCACCTACGCTGCGGGCCTACGTCTCCCAGCAGGAACAGCAGCGCGATCTTGCCGCCCAGATCGCCGGCGCCCAGGAGCGCAATGCTCAGTTGCAGGCGCAGATCGACCAGTGGAACGATCCGGTGTACGTCCAGGCCCAGGCGCGAGAGCGGCTCGGATTCGTGATGCCGGGGGAGACCCCGTACCGTGTGGTCGACCCGGAGACCGTGACCGGAGAGGAACCTGCCGCGGCGGCGGACGAGCAGGGCCCGGTCTCGGTGCCGCCGACCGGCCCGTGGTACCTGACTGTGTGGGACTCGGTCCAGGTGGCCGGTGAGATCGAGGACTGACCCGAGACGAGCGTGAGGACCGCAGTGACCGACGAGAAACTGCGACCCGGCGACCTGGACGTGGTGGCCGAGCAACTCGGCCGCACGCCCCGTGGTGTGGTGGCCGTGGCCGCCCGCTGCATATGTGGCAACCCGCTGGTGGTGCGCACACTTCCGCGGTTGCACGACGGCACACCCTTCCCCACGTCGTTCTATCTCACCTCCCCCGGCGCTGTGGGCGCGGTGAGCACACTGGAGGCGAACGGGGTGATGCGGGAGATGACCGACCGCCTCGCCGAGGACGACGAGCTCGCTGCTGCCTATCAGCGAGCGCATGAGGACTATCTGCGCCGCCGCACCGAACTCGGCGATGTGCCCGAGATCGCCGGTATCTCTGCCGGTGGAATGCCCACGCGGGTGAAGTGCCTGCACGTGCTCGTTGCCCATGCGCTGGCCGTCGGCCACGGCGTGAATCCGCTGGGCGATGAAGCGCTCGAGATGATCAGCCAGACCTGGCGTCCGGATCGCTGCACCTGCTGATCGCCGACGGCGTCCCTCGCCCGGATCGTGACCCACCTGTTCCGTAGTTGCTCCCGTGGCGTGGCAGGCTTGCCCCCGTGACACGAGTAGCTGCCATCGACTGTGGGACGAACTCCATCCGCCTGCTGATCGCGGACCGAGCTGATGGTCAGTTGACC
Protein-coding sequences here:
- the eno gene encoding phosphopyruvate hydratase translates to MASIEAVGAREILDSRGNPTVEVEIALEDGSFARAAVPSGASTGAFEAVERRDGDKGRYLGKGVENAVAAITETIAPEILGLDAADQRHLDQTLIDLDGSPNKGKLGANAILGVSLAAARAAAESADLSLFRYIGGPNAHVLPVPMMNILNGGSHADSNVDIQEFMIAPVGASSFKEALRWGTEVYHALKGVLKERGLATGLGDEGGFAPNLDSNHAALDLIIESIERAGYTPGEQISLALDVASTEFFSDGGYQFEGKTITPAELISYYEDLVAKYPLVSIEDPLSEDEWDSWSELVSKIGDKVQIVGDDLFVTNPERLAKGIETKAANSLLVKLNQIGSLTETLDAVELAQRNGFTAMVSHRSGETEDTTIADLSVAVNAGQIKTGAPARGERINKYNQLLRIEDELDAAARYAGAAAFPRWKVTGA
- a CDS encoding HNH endonuclease, yielding MTTTDTHGGTATWISTRTPTGTTRGPSTSTGAGAASGTGGSAEAGPGPGTGLTMGTGSGAGASQVEAGLDHVSAELDALLGMDLHDFASSRLTGLVEKVEDVDRRLCAFRDHLSTAVEADGTWALSGYRTLPTWWAGITGRRLGPTRARIHTARELRDHLPLTTAALAAGKISADHAALMATHTTRTPTLIEKLTDPSVGERFLIAQATLLNADQFRRALQAWAIRADPEAADRNWINDTTKQHVFVSETLDGYALNGWLTPENGHALKTALEAIVGVPAIDDDRTPSQRLADALITLTHLTLDAGTLQPSARIRPHTTVTVTADTLLRLTTRPASTGEAATPEHPATSRAGRASRAGRAGRETADANDANDAKEIKGNGPCAAGEPAALGPVVSDSGSTSTSGSCVPDGTTMVTRIDYSALTGTEPATLENGTPISPGLLARLTCGSEFTRVIFDADSQPLDVGRAARLHTRAQATAIIARDKHCQYPGCTAPPGWGEIHHTLWWSRGGHTTTRAGILLCWHHHTWIHQHDITISRHHDHWHFTRPGGHPVNHRHPPPCEHPDWHPPPEQLPLLD
- a CDS encoding FtsB family cell division protein, translated to MLMAFIVLAPTLRAYVSQQEQQRDLAAQIAGAQERNAQLQAQIDQWNDPVYVQAQARERLGFVMPGETPYRVVDPETVTGEEPAAAADEQGPVSVPPTGPWYLTVWDSVQVAGEIED
- a CDS encoding DUF501 domain-containing protein — translated: MTDEKLRPGDLDVVAEQLGRTPRGVVAVAARCICGNPLVVRTLPRLHDGTPFPTSFYLTSPGAVGAVSTLEANGVMREMTDRLAEDDELAAAYQRAHEDYLRRRTELGDVPEIAGISAGGMPTRVKCLHVLVAHALAVGHGVNPLGDEALEMISQTWRPDRCTC